A single window of Dendropsophus ebraccatus isolate aDenEbr1 chromosome 5, aDenEbr1.pat, whole genome shotgun sequence DNA harbors:
- the CLTC gene encoding clathrin heavy chain 1 isoform X1: MAQILPIRFQEHLQLQNLGINPANIGFSTLTMESDKFICIREKVGEQAQVVIIDMNDPSNPIRRPISADNAIMNPASKVIALKAGSVENAPAQAGKTLQIFNIEMKSKMKAHTMTDDVTFWKWISLNTVALVTDNAVYHWSMEGESQPVKMFDRHSSLAGCQIINYRTDAKQKWLLLTGISAQQNRVVGAMQLYSVDRKVSQPIEGHAASFAQFKMEGNAEESTLFCFAVRGQAGGKLHIIEVGTPPTGNQPFPKKAVDVFFPPEAQNDFPVAMQISGKHDVVFLITKYGYIHLYDLETGTCIYMNRISGETIFVTAPHEATAGIIGVNRKGQVLSVCVEEENIIPYITNVLQNPDLALRMAVRNNLAGAEELFARKFNALFAQGNYSEAAKVAANAPKGILRTPETIRRFQSVPAQPGQTSPLLQYFGILLDQGQLNKYESLELCRPVLQQGRKQLLEKWLKEDKLECSEELGDLVKSVDPTLALSVYLRANVPNKVIQCFAETGQVQKIVLYAKKVGYTPDWIFLLRNVMRINPDQGQQFAQMLVQDEEPLADITQIVDVFMEYNLIQQCTAFLLDALKNNRPSEGPLQTRLLEMNLMHAPQVADAILGNQMFTHYDRAHIAQLCEKAGLLQRALEHFTDLYDIKRAVVHTHLLNPEWLVNYFGSLSVEDSLECLRAMLSANIRQNLQICVQVASKYHEQLSTQSLIELFESFKSFEGLFYFLGSIVNFSQDPDVHFKYIQAACKTGQIKEVERICRESNCYDPERVKNFLKEAKLTDQLPLIIVCDRFDFVHDLVLYLYRNNLQKYIEIYVQKVNPSRLPVVIGGLLDVDCSEDVIKSLILVVRGQFSTDELVAEVEKRNRLKLLLPWLESRIHEGCEEPATHNALAKIYIDSNNNPERFLRENPYYDSRVVGKYCEKRDPHLACVAYERGQCDLELINVCNENSLFKSLSRYLVRRKDPELWASVLLESNPYRRPLIDQVVQTALSETQDPEEVSVTVKAFMTADLPNELIELLEKIVLDNSVFSEHRNLQNLLILTAIKADRTRVMEYINRLDNYDAPDIANIAISNELYEEAFAIFRKFDVNTSAIQVLIEHIGNLDRAYEFAERCNEPAVWSQLAKAQLQKGMVKEAIDSYIKADDPSSYMEVVQAANASGNWEELVKYLQMARKKARESYVETELIFALAKTNRLTELEEFINGPNNAHIQQVGDRCYDEKMYDAAKLLYNNVSNFGRLASTLVHLGEYQAAVDGARKANSTRTWKEVCFACVDGKEFRLAQMCGLHIVVHADELEELINYYQDRGYFEELITMLEAALGLERAHMGMFTELAILYSKFKPQKMREHLELFWSRVNIPKVLRAAEQAHLWAELVFLYDKYEEYDNAIITMMSHPTDAWKEGQFKDIITKVANVELYYRAIQFYLEFKPLLLNDLLMVLSPRLDHTRAVNYFSKVKQLPLVKPYLRSVQNHNNKSVNEALNNLFITEEDYQALRTSIDAYDNFDNISLAQRLEKHELIEFRRIAAYLFKGNNRWKQSVELCKKDRLYKDAMQYASESKDTELAEELLQWFLVEGKKECFAACLFTCYDLLRPDVVLETAWRHNIMDFAMPYFIQVMREYLSKVDKLDASESLRKEEEQATETQPIVYGQPQLMLTAGPSVAVPPQAAFGYGYAAPAYGQPQPGFGYSM; encoded by the exons CAGGCTCTGTGGAGAATGCCCCGGCCCAGG CTGGAAAAACCCTCCAGATCTTTAACATTGAGATGAAAAGTAAAATGAAGGCTCACACCATGACGGATGACGTCACTTTCTGGAAGTGGATCTCGCTGAATACTGTCGCTCTAGTCACTGACAATGCTGTGTATCACTGGAGCATGGAGGGGGAATCGCAGCCAGTCAAGATGTTTGATCGGCACTCCAGCCTGGCCGGATGCCAAATCATCAACTACCGCACGGACGCCAAGCAAAAGTGGCTGCTGCTAACTGGGATATCTGCCCAG CAAAACCGGGTTGTTGGAGCGATGCAGCTGTACTCTGTGGACAGGAAGGTGTCGCAGCCCATCGAGGGCCACGCAGCAAGCTTCGCCCAGTTTAAGATGGAAGGAAATGCCGAAGAGTCAACACTGTTCTGCTTTGCTGTAAGAGGCCAGGCCGGTGGAAAG TTACACATCATAGAAGTTGGCACGCCGCCCACCGGTAACCAGCCCTTTCCTAAGAAGGCAGTGGATGTCTTCTTTCCTCCTGAAGCCCAGAATGACTTCCCTGTGGCCATGCAG ATCAGTGGAAAACACGATGTTGTCTTCTTGATTACAAAGTACGGCTACATTCACCTCTATGACCTGGAGACTGGCACCTGCATATACATGAACAGGATCAGTGGGGAGACCATATTTGTCACCGCTCCCCATGAGGCCACTGCTGGGATCATCGGGGTGAACAGGAAGGGCCAG GTGCTGTCAGTCTGTGTAGAAGAAGAAAACATTATCCCGTACATCACCAACGTCCTACAGAACCCGGATCTAGCCCTGCGCATGGCCGTCCGCAACAATCTCGCCGGAGCAGAGGAGCTGTTTGCTCGGAAATTTAATGCTCTCTTTGCCCAGGGGAATTATTCCGAGGCAGCAAAGGTGGCGGCAAATGCACCAAAG GGTATTCTCCGTACACCGGAAACAATAAGACGCTTTCAGAGTGTCCCAGCACAGCCCGGTCAGACCTCCCCGCTGCTTCAGTATTTTGGCATCCTCCTGGACCAGGGGCAGCTGAATAAGTACGAGTCTCTGGAGTTGTGCAGACCGGTACTGCAGCAGGGACGCAAGCAGCTCCTGGAGAAGTGGCTGAAAGAAGACAAG CTGGAGTGTTCGGAGGAGCTGGGAGACCTGGTGAAGTCTGTGGACCCTACTCTGGCTTTGAGCGTTTACCTCCGGGCTAATGTTCCTAACAAGGTTATTCAGTGTTTTGCAGAAACGGGACAGGTTCAGAAGATTGTCCTCTATGCTAAGAAG GTCGGCTACACCCCTGACTGGATCTTCCTGCTGAGAAATGTGATGAGAATCAACCCAGATCAAGGCCAACAGTTTGCTCAGATGTTGGTTCAGGATGAGGAGCCCCTTGCTGATATCACGCAG ATTGTGGATGTGTTCATGGAATACAACCTTATCCAGCAGTGCACCGCTTTCCTACTGGATGCTCTGAAGAACAACCGTCCGAGTGAGGGGCCCCTGCAGACACGCTTGCTTGAGATGAACCTAATGCACGCTCCTCAG GTGGCAGATGCTATCTTGGGCAACCAGATGTTTACACACTATGATCGTGCCCACATTGCCCAACTGTGTGAGAAGGCTGGCCTGCTGCAGAGAGCTCTGGAACACTTCACAGATCTGTATGACATCAAGCGAGCTGTTGTCCACACTCACCTTCTTAATCCAGAG TGGCTTGTTAATTATTTTGGCTCTCTGTCGGTGGAAGACTCTCTGGAGTGCTTGCGTGCAATGCTTTCTGCAAACATCCGGCAAAACCTGCAGATATGTGTACAAGTGGCCTCCAAATACCACGAGCAGCTCTCTACACAGTCTCTGATTGAACTTTTTGAGTCGTTTAAGAGTTTTGAAG GGCTGTTTTATTTCCTGGGATCTATTGTTAACTTCAGCCAAGATCCCGATGTTCACTTCAAGTACATTCAGGCCGCCTGCAAGACTGGTCAGATAAAAGAAGTAGAGAGAATTTGCCGAGAGAGTAACTGCTATGACCCAGAACGTGTGAAGAACTTCCTTAAG GAAGCTAAACTTACAGACCAGCTGCCGCTCATCATCGTCTGCGACCGCTTTGACTTTGTCCATGATCTGGTCCTGTATCTCTACAGAAATAATCTCCAGAAATATATTGAAATTTATGTACAGAAG gtTAACCCTAGCCGCTTGCCTGTGGTTATTGGCGGCTTGTTAGATGTGGATTGTTCTGAGGATGTGATCAAGAGCCTCATCCTTGTGGTGAGGGGACAGTTCTCCACCGATGAGCTTGTTGCTGAAGTTGAAAAAAGGAATCG GTTGAAGTTGCTTCTGCCATGGTTGGAGTCTCGGATTCATGAGGGCTGTGAAGAGCCGGCCACACACAATGCTCTGGCCAAGATTTACATCGACAGTAATAACAACCCGGAGCGTTTCCTGCGTGAGAACCCGTATTACGACAGCCGGGTGGTTGGAAAGTATTGTGAAAAGCGAGATCCCCATCTGGCCTGTGTGGCGTATGAGAGAGGGCAGTGTGACCTGGAGCTCATCAAT GTTTGCAATGAGAACTCCCTTTTCAAAAGCCTCTCCAGATATTTGGTACGCCGTAAGGACCCCGAGCTGTGGGCCAGTGTACTGTTAGAGAGCAATCCGTACAGAAGGCCTCTCATTGATCAG GTTGTCCAGACGGCGCTGTCAGAAACTCAGGATCCAGAAGAAGTCTCAGTTACTGTCAAAGCTTTCATGACTGCAGACCTTCCCAATGAACTCATTGAGCTGTTGGAGAAGATTGTTCTGGATAATTCCGTTTTCAGTGAACACAG AAATCTGCAGAACTTGCTGATCCTGACTGCTATTAAAGCTGATCGCACCAGAGTTATGGAGTATATCAACCGGTTAGATAATTATGATGCTCCGGATATTGCCAATATCGCCATCAGTAATGAGCTGTATGAGGAAGCCTTCGCCATCTTCAGGAAATTCGATGTCAACACTTCTGCCATACAG GTTTTGATTGAGCACATTGGGAATTTGGACCGCGCTTATGAATTTGCTGAGCGCTGCAATGAGCCGGCTGTGTGGAGCCAACTGGCAAAGGCCCAGCTGCAGAAAGGAATGGTCAAGGAAGCCATCGACTCCTACATCAAAGCAGACGACCCTTCTTCTTACATGGAAGTGGTCCAGGCTGCCAATGCTAGTG gaaattgGGAAGAACTTGTTAAATACCTGCAAATGGCCCGAAAGAAGGCAAGGGAGTCCTATGTAGAAACAGAGCTCATATTTGCTCTCGCTAAAACCAACCGTCTTACTGAACTTGAGGAGTTTATTAATGGACCAAACAATGCTCATATTCAACAA GTTGGTGATAGATGCTATGATGAGAAgatgtatgatgctgcaaagCTGCTCTACAATAATGTCTCCAATTTTGGCCGTTTGGCGTCCACCCTCGTCCATCTGGGAGAATATCAGGCTGCTGTGGACGGAGCCCGGAAAGCAAACAGCACCCGCACCTGGAAAGAG GTTTGCTTTGCCTGTGTAGACGGTAAGGAGTTCCGTCTTGCCCAGATGTGCGGCCTCCACATTGTGGTACATGCTGATGAACTAGAGGAGCTAATAAACTACTATCAG GATCGTGGTTACTTTGAGGAGCTGATCACCATGCTGGAAGCAGCTCTGGGGCTGGAGCGGGCACACATGGGCATGTTCACTGAGCTTGCCATTCTGTACTCCAAGTTCAAGCCACAAAAGATGAGAGAGCACCTGGAGCTGTTCTGGTCCCGAGTCAACATCCCCAAG GTGCTGAGAGCGGCAGAGCAGGCTCACCTCTGGGCGGAGCTGGTCTTCCTGTATGATAAGTATGAGGAGTATGATAACGCCATTATCACAATGATGAGTCACCCCACAGACGCCTGGAAGGAAGGACAATTCAAAGATATTATCACAAAG GTGGCGAATGTGGAGCTGTATTATAGAGCGATACAGTTTTATCTGGAATTCAAGCCGCTATTGCTGAACGATCTGTTGATGGTCTTGTCTCCACGACTGGACCACACCCGCGCTGTCAactacttcagcaag GTGAAGCAGCTTCCTCTAGTAAAGCCGTACCTCCGCTCCGTGCAGAATCACAACAACAAATCCGTCAACGAGGCTCTTAACAATCTGTTCATAACAGAAGAGGACTACCAG GCACTTCGTACATCTATAGATGCTTATGACAACTTCGACAACATATCTCTTGCTCAACGTTTGGAGAAGCACGAGCTGATTGAATTTAGAAGGATTGCCGCGTACCTTTTCAAGGGTAACAACCGCTGGAAACAGAGCGTGGAGCTGTGTAAGAAAGACCGGCTCTATAAG GATGCCATGCAGTACGCCTCCGAATCCAAAGACACAGAACTGGCAGAGGAACTTTTGCAGTGGTTTTTGGTGGAGGGGAAAAAGGAGTGCTTTGCCGCCTGTCTCTTCACGTGTTATGACCTGCTGCGCCCAGATGTGGTGCTGGAGACTGCATGGCGGCACAATATCATGGACTTTGCCATGCCCTACTTCATCCAGGTCATGAGGGAGTATTTGAGCAAG
- the CLTC gene encoding clathrin heavy chain 1 isoform X2 translates to MAQILPIRFQEHLQLQNLGINPANIGFSTLTMESDKFICIREKVGEQAQVVIIDMNDPSNPIRRPISADNAIMNPASKVIALKGSVENAPAQAGKTLQIFNIEMKSKMKAHTMTDDVTFWKWISLNTVALVTDNAVYHWSMEGESQPVKMFDRHSSLAGCQIINYRTDAKQKWLLLTGISAQQNRVVGAMQLYSVDRKVSQPIEGHAASFAQFKMEGNAEESTLFCFAVRGQAGGKLHIIEVGTPPTGNQPFPKKAVDVFFPPEAQNDFPVAMQISGKHDVVFLITKYGYIHLYDLETGTCIYMNRISGETIFVTAPHEATAGIIGVNRKGQVLSVCVEEENIIPYITNVLQNPDLALRMAVRNNLAGAEELFARKFNALFAQGNYSEAAKVAANAPKGILRTPETIRRFQSVPAQPGQTSPLLQYFGILLDQGQLNKYESLELCRPVLQQGRKQLLEKWLKEDKLECSEELGDLVKSVDPTLALSVYLRANVPNKVIQCFAETGQVQKIVLYAKKVGYTPDWIFLLRNVMRINPDQGQQFAQMLVQDEEPLADITQIVDVFMEYNLIQQCTAFLLDALKNNRPSEGPLQTRLLEMNLMHAPQVADAILGNQMFTHYDRAHIAQLCEKAGLLQRALEHFTDLYDIKRAVVHTHLLNPEWLVNYFGSLSVEDSLECLRAMLSANIRQNLQICVQVASKYHEQLSTQSLIELFESFKSFEGLFYFLGSIVNFSQDPDVHFKYIQAACKTGQIKEVERICRESNCYDPERVKNFLKEAKLTDQLPLIIVCDRFDFVHDLVLYLYRNNLQKYIEIYVQKVNPSRLPVVIGGLLDVDCSEDVIKSLILVVRGQFSTDELVAEVEKRNRLKLLLPWLESRIHEGCEEPATHNALAKIYIDSNNNPERFLRENPYYDSRVVGKYCEKRDPHLACVAYERGQCDLELINVCNENSLFKSLSRYLVRRKDPELWASVLLESNPYRRPLIDQVVQTALSETQDPEEVSVTVKAFMTADLPNELIELLEKIVLDNSVFSEHRNLQNLLILTAIKADRTRVMEYINRLDNYDAPDIANIAISNELYEEAFAIFRKFDVNTSAIQVLIEHIGNLDRAYEFAERCNEPAVWSQLAKAQLQKGMVKEAIDSYIKADDPSSYMEVVQAANASGNWEELVKYLQMARKKARESYVETELIFALAKTNRLTELEEFINGPNNAHIQQVGDRCYDEKMYDAAKLLYNNVSNFGRLASTLVHLGEYQAAVDGARKANSTRTWKEVCFACVDGKEFRLAQMCGLHIVVHADELEELINYYQDRGYFEELITMLEAALGLERAHMGMFTELAILYSKFKPQKMREHLELFWSRVNIPKVLRAAEQAHLWAELVFLYDKYEEYDNAIITMMSHPTDAWKEGQFKDIITKVANVELYYRAIQFYLEFKPLLLNDLLMVLSPRLDHTRAVNYFSKVKQLPLVKPYLRSVQNHNNKSVNEALNNLFITEEDYQALRTSIDAYDNFDNISLAQRLEKHELIEFRRIAAYLFKGNNRWKQSVELCKKDRLYKDAMQYASESKDTELAEELLQWFLVEGKKECFAACLFTCYDLLRPDVVLETAWRHNIMDFAMPYFIQVMREYLSKVDKLDASESLRKEEEQATETQPIVYGQPQLMLTAGPSVAVPPQAAFGYGYAAPAYGQPQPGFGYSM, encoded by the exons GCTCTGTGGAGAATGCCCCGGCCCAGG CTGGAAAAACCCTCCAGATCTTTAACATTGAGATGAAAAGTAAAATGAAGGCTCACACCATGACGGATGACGTCACTTTCTGGAAGTGGATCTCGCTGAATACTGTCGCTCTAGTCACTGACAATGCTGTGTATCACTGGAGCATGGAGGGGGAATCGCAGCCAGTCAAGATGTTTGATCGGCACTCCAGCCTGGCCGGATGCCAAATCATCAACTACCGCACGGACGCCAAGCAAAAGTGGCTGCTGCTAACTGGGATATCTGCCCAG CAAAACCGGGTTGTTGGAGCGATGCAGCTGTACTCTGTGGACAGGAAGGTGTCGCAGCCCATCGAGGGCCACGCAGCAAGCTTCGCCCAGTTTAAGATGGAAGGAAATGCCGAAGAGTCAACACTGTTCTGCTTTGCTGTAAGAGGCCAGGCCGGTGGAAAG TTACACATCATAGAAGTTGGCACGCCGCCCACCGGTAACCAGCCCTTTCCTAAGAAGGCAGTGGATGTCTTCTTTCCTCCTGAAGCCCAGAATGACTTCCCTGTGGCCATGCAG ATCAGTGGAAAACACGATGTTGTCTTCTTGATTACAAAGTACGGCTACATTCACCTCTATGACCTGGAGACTGGCACCTGCATATACATGAACAGGATCAGTGGGGAGACCATATTTGTCACCGCTCCCCATGAGGCCACTGCTGGGATCATCGGGGTGAACAGGAAGGGCCAG GTGCTGTCAGTCTGTGTAGAAGAAGAAAACATTATCCCGTACATCACCAACGTCCTACAGAACCCGGATCTAGCCCTGCGCATGGCCGTCCGCAACAATCTCGCCGGAGCAGAGGAGCTGTTTGCTCGGAAATTTAATGCTCTCTTTGCCCAGGGGAATTATTCCGAGGCAGCAAAGGTGGCGGCAAATGCACCAAAG GGTATTCTCCGTACACCGGAAACAATAAGACGCTTTCAGAGTGTCCCAGCACAGCCCGGTCAGACCTCCCCGCTGCTTCAGTATTTTGGCATCCTCCTGGACCAGGGGCAGCTGAATAAGTACGAGTCTCTGGAGTTGTGCAGACCGGTACTGCAGCAGGGACGCAAGCAGCTCCTGGAGAAGTGGCTGAAAGAAGACAAG CTGGAGTGTTCGGAGGAGCTGGGAGACCTGGTGAAGTCTGTGGACCCTACTCTGGCTTTGAGCGTTTACCTCCGGGCTAATGTTCCTAACAAGGTTATTCAGTGTTTTGCAGAAACGGGACAGGTTCAGAAGATTGTCCTCTATGCTAAGAAG GTCGGCTACACCCCTGACTGGATCTTCCTGCTGAGAAATGTGATGAGAATCAACCCAGATCAAGGCCAACAGTTTGCTCAGATGTTGGTTCAGGATGAGGAGCCCCTTGCTGATATCACGCAG ATTGTGGATGTGTTCATGGAATACAACCTTATCCAGCAGTGCACCGCTTTCCTACTGGATGCTCTGAAGAACAACCGTCCGAGTGAGGGGCCCCTGCAGACACGCTTGCTTGAGATGAACCTAATGCACGCTCCTCAG GTGGCAGATGCTATCTTGGGCAACCAGATGTTTACACACTATGATCGTGCCCACATTGCCCAACTGTGTGAGAAGGCTGGCCTGCTGCAGAGAGCTCTGGAACACTTCACAGATCTGTATGACATCAAGCGAGCTGTTGTCCACACTCACCTTCTTAATCCAGAG TGGCTTGTTAATTATTTTGGCTCTCTGTCGGTGGAAGACTCTCTGGAGTGCTTGCGTGCAATGCTTTCTGCAAACATCCGGCAAAACCTGCAGATATGTGTACAAGTGGCCTCCAAATACCACGAGCAGCTCTCTACACAGTCTCTGATTGAACTTTTTGAGTCGTTTAAGAGTTTTGAAG GGCTGTTTTATTTCCTGGGATCTATTGTTAACTTCAGCCAAGATCCCGATGTTCACTTCAAGTACATTCAGGCCGCCTGCAAGACTGGTCAGATAAAAGAAGTAGAGAGAATTTGCCGAGAGAGTAACTGCTATGACCCAGAACGTGTGAAGAACTTCCTTAAG GAAGCTAAACTTACAGACCAGCTGCCGCTCATCATCGTCTGCGACCGCTTTGACTTTGTCCATGATCTGGTCCTGTATCTCTACAGAAATAATCTCCAGAAATATATTGAAATTTATGTACAGAAG gtTAACCCTAGCCGCTTGCCTGTGGTTATTGGCGGCTTGTTAGATGTGGATTGTTCTGAGGATGTGATCAAGAGCCTCATCCTTGTGGTGAGGGGACAGTTCTCCACCGATGAGCTTGTTGCTGAAGTTGAAAAAAGGAATCG GTTGAAGTTGCTTCTGCCATGGTTGGAGTCTCGGATTCATGAGGGCTGTGAAGAGCCGGCCACACACAATGCTCTGGCCAAGATTTACATCGACAGTAATAACAACCCGGAGCGTTTCCTGCGTGAGAACCCGTATTACGACAGCCGGGTGGTTGGAAAGTATTGTGAAAAGCGAGATCCCCATCTGGCCTGTGTGGCGTATGAGAGAGGGCAGTGTGACCTGGAGCTCATCAAT GTTTGCAATGAGAACTCCCTTTTCAAAAGCCTCTCCAGATATTTGGTACGCCGTAAGGACCCCGAGCTGTGGGCCAGTGTACTGTTAGAGAGCAATCCGTACAGAAGGCCTCTCATTGATCAG GTTGTCCAGACGGCGCTGTCAGAAACTCAGGATCCAGAAGAAGTCTCAGTTACTGTCAAAGCTTTCATGACTGCAGACCTTCCCAATGAACTCATTGAGCTGTTGGAGAAGATTGTTCTGGATAATTCCGTTTTCAGTGAACACAG AAATCTGCAGAACTTGCTGATCCTGACTGCTATTAAAGCTGATCGCACCAGAGTTATGGAGTATATCAACCGGTTAGATAATTATGATGCTCCGGATATTGCCAATATCGCCATCAGTAATGAGCTGTATGAGGAAGCCTTCGCCATCTTCAGGAAATTCGATGTCAACACTTCTGCCATACAG GTTTTGATTGAGCACATTGGGAATTTGGACCGCGCTTATGAATTTGCTGAGCGCTGCAATGAGCCGGCTGTGTGGAGCCAACTGGCAAAGGCCCAGCTGCAGAAAGGAATGGTCAAGGAAGCCATCGACTCCTACATCAAAGCAGACGACCCTTCTTCTTACATGGAAGTGGTCCAGGCTGCCAATGCTAGTG gaaattgGGAAGAACTTGTTAAATACCTGCAAATGGCCCGAAAGAAGGCAAGGGAGTCCTATGTAGAAACAGAGCTCATATTTGCTCTCGCTAAAACCAACCGTCTTACTGAACTTGAGGAGTTTATTAATGGACCAAACAATGCTCATATTCAACAA GTTGGTGATAGATGCTATGATGAGAAgatgtatgatgctgcaaagCTGCTCTACAATAATGTCTCCAATTTTGGCCGTTTGGCGTCCACCCTCGTCCATCTGGGAGAATATCAGGCTGCTGTGGACGGAGCCCGGAAAGCAAACAGCACCCGCACCTGGAAAGAG GTTTGCTTTGCCTGTGTAGACGGTAAGGAGTTCCGTCTTGCCCAGATGTGCGGCCTCCACATTGTGGTACATGCTGATGAACTAGAGGAGCTAATAAACTACTATCAG GATCGTGGTTACTTTGAGGAGCTGATCACCATGCTGGAAGCAGCTCTGGGGCTGGAGCGGGCACACATGGGCATGTTCACTGAGCTTGCCATTCTGTACTCCAAGTTCAAGCCACAAAAGATGAGAGAGCACCTGGAGCTGTTCTGGTCCCGAGTCAACATCCCCAAG GTGCTGAGAGCGGCAGAGCAGGCTCACCTCTGGGCGGAGCTGGTCTTCCTGTATGATAAGTATGAGGAGTATGATAACGCCATTATCACAATGATGAGTCACCCCACAGACGCCTGGAAGGAAGGACAATTCAAAGATATTATCACAAAG GTGGCGAATGTGGAGCTGTATTATAGAGCGATACAGTTTTATCTGGAATTCAAGCCGCTATTGCTGAACGATCTGTTGATGGTCTTGTCTCCACGACTGGACCACACCCGCGCTGTCAactacttcagcaag GTGAAGCAGCTTCCTCTAGTAAAGCCGTACCTCCGCTCCGTGCAGAATCACAACAACAAATCCGTCAACGAGGCTCTTAACAATCTGTTCATAACAGAAGAGGACTACCAG GCACTTCGTACATCTATAGATGCTTATGACAACTTCGACAACATATCTCTTGCTCAACGTTTGGAGAAGCACGAGCTGATTGAATTTAGAAGGATTGCCGCGTACCTTTTCAAGGGTAACAACCGCTGGAAACAGAGCGTGGAGCTGTGTAAGAAAGACCGGCTCTATAAG GATGCCATGCAGTACGCCTCCGAATCCAAAGACACAGAACTGGCAGAGGAACTTTTGCAGTGGTTTTTGGTGGAGGGGAAAAAGGAGTGCTTTGCCGCCTGTCTCTTCACGTGTTATGACCTGCTGCGCCCAGATGTGGTGCTGGAGACTGCATGGCGGCACAATATCATGGACTTTGCCATGCCCTACTTCATCCAGGTCATGAGGGAGTATTTGAGCAAG